A genomic segment from Flavobacterium inviolabile encodes:
- the mrdA gene encoding penicillin-binding protein 2, which yields MRKLLLPGLIVISALLIMARLFYLQILDDSYIQKSDNNAIKIKYEYPERGYIYDRKGQLLVANQPSYDIMVTPKDVKNIDTLEFCNLLNITKEEFIKKIQKARVYSPMLPSVFIAQLNKMEYAAFQEKIRKFSGFEILKRSLRDYQVNVGANIFGYITQVNDNIIKKHPYYKSGDLIGMQGVEQMYEDILRGTKGVKYIQRDRFNRDIGPYKDGIYDTIAIQGEDITLTIDAELQKYGESLMVNKRGGIVAIDPKSGEILALVTAPSYDPAILVGRERSKNYTMLFNDSIAKPLYDRGLLAEYPPGSPFKILTGLIGLQEEVIDENTSFVCHHGFSYGRGAFMKCHCPGGNIQLHNGIYKSCNAYFANVYKRTIEKYSKPRFGVDAWSGHLKSFGLGNFMGYDLPPGRKGHIPTSRYYDRWYPNGGWKGTTIISNSIGQGEVTMTPIQLASMMATIANEGYYYTPHVIKKIEKHKIDKKFTTKHVTTIDKQYFRPVIDGLFDVYNMGTARSLRVDGIEICGKTGTAENFTKINGKRVQLTDHSVFVAFAPRNDPKIAIAVLVENGYWGARWAGPISSLMIEKYLKGTITRTDLEKRMLEGSLQHEYDKVTSGLPFTINNK from the coding sequence ATGAGAAAACTTTTATTACCTGGTTTGATTGTTATTTCAGCACTGCTGATAATGGCAAGGCTTTTCTATTTGCAAATTTTAGATGATTCGTATATTCAGAAATCGGATAACAATGCGATTAAAATTAAATATGAATATCCGGAACGCGGTTATATCTACGACCGTAAAGGACAGCTTTTGGTTGCTAACCAGCCGTCTTATGACATTATGGTTACCCCAAAAGACGTTAAAAATATTGATACTCTTGAATTCTGCAACCTGTTAAACATCACAAAAGAAGAATTCATTAAAAAAATACAGAAAGCCCGCGTGTACAGTCCAATGCTTCCTTCTGTGTTCATCGCACAGCTGAATAAGATGGAATATGCGGCTTTTCAGGAAAAAATCAGAAAGTTCTCCGGTTTTGAAATTTTAAAGCGTTCGCTAAGGGATTACCAGGTAAATGTTGGTGCCAATATTTTTGGTTACATTACTCAGGTTAACGACAACATTATCAAAAAACACCCGTACTATAAAAGCGGGGACCTGATTGGTATGCAGGGTGTCGAACAAATGTATGAAGACATCCTGAGAGGAACCAAAGGGGTAAAATACATCCAGCGTGACCGTTTCAACAGGGATATCGGTCCTTATAAAGACGGTATCTATGATACGATCGCCATACAGGGAGAAGACATTACACTAACCATTGATGCCGAGCTTCAGAAATACGGCGAATCCTTAATGGTTAACAAAAGAGGCGGTATCGTGGCTATCGATCCGAAAAGCGGTGAGATTCTGGCACTGGTAACCGCCCCGTCCTATGACCCGGCTATCTTAGTGGGTCGCGAGCGTTCAAAAAACTACACCATGCTGTTTAACGATTCTATCGCAAAACCGTTATATGACAGGGGTTTACTAGCCGAGTATCCTCCCGGATCACCGTTTAAAATACTTACCGGATTGATCGGTTTACAGGAAGAAGTGATCGATGAAAACACCTCATTTGTTTGTCATCACGGGTTTTCTTATGGTAGAGGTGCTTTTATGAAATGCCACTGCCCGGGCGGAAACATCCAGCTTCACAACGGTATTTACAAATCCTGTAATGCCTATTTTGCCAATGTTTACAAAAGAACGATCGAAAAATACAGCAAACCGAGATTTGGAGTTGACGCCTGGAGCGGCCATCTGAAAAGTTTCGGATTGGGTAACTTTATGGGCTACGACTTACCTCCGGGAAGAAAAGGACATATTCCGACATCAAGGTATTATGATCGCTGGTATCCAAACGGCGGATGGAAAGGAACAACCATTATTTCCAATTCTATCGGTCAGGGTGAGGTTACCATGACACCTATTCAGTTAGCCAGCATGATGGCTACCATTGCGAATGAAGGGTATTATTACACTCCTCACGTAATTAAAAAGATTGAAAAGCATAAGATCGATAAAAAATTCACGACCAAACACGTTACCACTATTGACAAACAATATTTCCGTCCGGTTATTGACGGTCTTTTTGACGTGTACAATATGGGAACGGCAAGAAGCCTGCGCGTAGACGGCATTGAAATTTGCGGTAAAACCGGTACTGCCGAAAACTTTACCAAGATTAACGGAAAACGTGTTCAGCTTACTGACCACTCCGTGTTCGTTGCTTTTGCGCCCAGAAACGATCCTAAGATCGCTATTGCGGTATTGGTCGAAAACGGATATTGGGGTGCGCGTTGGGCAGGACCTATTTCCAGCTTAATGATTGAAAAATACCTCAAAGGTACCATTACCCGAACAGATTTAGAAAAAAGAATGCTGGAAGGAAGCTTACAGCACGAATATGACAAGGTTACCAGCGGATTACCTTTTACAATTAACAACAAATAA
- the rodA gene encoding rod shape-determining protein RodA produces the protein MKNQSVASNIDWITILIYIVLVAMGWMNIYSASLPLEQTSIFDLSQIYGKQMLFILLAIPLIFTILSVDAKIFEKYAVVFYALGIVLLLGLFAFGKTIKGQTNWYQFGGFGFQPSEFVKTAAALLLAKLLSDTQINIKQFSHQVLALAVFGFPVILIMLQPDAGSAMIFISLVFVLYREGLPSWYLWTGFIAIILFVLALIIKPVFIVILALMIMIIHYIFNRRINRNPLVYGIIFVLITGFVFSVDYVYENVLESHQKDRINVLLGKDVNMQKEGYNLNQSMIAIGSGSWIGKGYLEGTQTKGGFVPEQHTDYIFTTVGEEWGFAGAAVVIALFVTLFLRIIYLAEHQKTKFSRVYGYCVATFLFTHFFVNISMLIKMFPTIGVPLPFFSYGGSSLWAFTILLFIFLKMDANKVNEW, from the coding sequence ATGAAGAACCAAAGTGTAGCGAGTAATATCGATTGGATTACAATACTTATTTATATTGTATTAGTTGCCATGGGATGGATGAATATCTATTCTGCTTCGTTACCATTGGAACAAACGTCCATATTTGACCTGAGTCAGATTTACGGAAAACAGATGCTGTTCATTCTTCTGGCAATTCCGTTGATCTTCACAATACTATCTGTGGATGCCAAGATTTTCGAGAAATATGCCGTCGTCTTTTACGCCCTCGGTATCGTATTGTTATTAGGACTCTTCGCCTTTGGTAAAACCATTAAAGGGCAGACCAACTGGTATCAGTTTGGCGGTTTCGGTTTCCAGCCCTCGGAATTTGTGAAAACCGCAGCAGCCTTACTACTCGCCAAACTACTGAGCGACACCCAGATAAACATCAAACAATTCAGCCATCAGGTACTTGCACTGGCCGTTTTTGGCTTTCCGGTTATCCTGATCATGCTCCAGCCCGATGCCGGTAGTGCCATGATTTTTATCTCACTGGTATTCGTACTTTACCGAGAAGGTTTGCCAAGCTGGTATTTATGGACCGGATTTATCGCGATTATACTCTTTGTCCTTGCCTTGATTATCAAGCCTGTTTTCATTGTAATCCTGGCGCTGATGATCATGATTATACACTATATCTTTAACCGGCGAATTAACCGGAATCCGCTCGTGTACGGTATCATTTTCGTACTGATTACCGGTTTTGTATTCTCAGTGGACTATGTATATGAAAATGTACTGGAATCGCACCAGAAAGACAGGATCAATGTACTTTTGGGTAAAGATGTCAACATGCAGAAAGAAGGATACAACCTTAACCAGTCCATGATTGCGATTGGTTCCGGAAGCTGGATCGGAAAAGGCTACCTGGAAGGAACACAGACAAAAGGCGGTTTCGTTCCCGAACAGCATACGGATTATATTTTTACCACTGTTGGTGAAGAATGGGGATTTGCCGGAGCTGCAGTTGTTATCGCGTTATTCGTGACGCTATTCCTGCGGATCATCTATTTGGCCGAACATCAGAAAACAAAGTTTAGCCGTGTCTACGGGTATTGTGTGGCCACTTTCCTGTTTACCCACTTCTTTGTAAACATTTCGATGCTAATTAAAATGTTCCCGACCATTGGAGTACCACTGCCCTTTTTCTCGTACGGTGGTTCCAGCTTGTGGGCCTTTACGATTTTACTGTTTATCTTCCTGAAAATGGATGCGAATAAGGTAAACGAATGGTAG
- a CDS encoding DNA/RNA non-specific endonuclease has product MKSIVIPIKLALLIFLLHSCRQNTENTVVISNEHPKESIVSPVSPVLKNGFDYYPTSTTGVVITHNSYTFSYAEDYEQSEWVAYTLTKNDFSNRDYKRPFFIEDNAVKTGSASWKNYKNSGYDKGHLCPAGDRKKDYEMYQETFLTSNISPQRHDFNDGVWNRLEQKVRYWATKYDGLYVVTGGVLSDNLKTIGKEQVAVPNYFYKVLMTKKGDKMIGFLVPHEASEKPLYEFVVDVDTIEKLTGIDFFPQLPDAVENKFEKSSDYKGWSFN; this is encoded by the coding sequence ATGAAGAGTATTGTAATCCCGATAAAACTGGCTCTCCTGATTTTTTTGCTGCATTCGTGCCGTCAAAACACTGAAAATACAGTGGTAATCAGTAATGAACACCCGAAAGAGAGTATTGTATCGCCGGTAAGTCCGGTTCTGAAAAATGGGTTCGATTATTATCCGACCTCTACTACCGGTGTGGTTATTACCCACAACAGTTATACGTTTTCGTATGCCGAAGATTATGAGCAATCGGAGTGGGTAGCCTATACGCTAACGAAAAACGACTTTTCAAACAGGGATTACAAACGACCTTTTTTTATTGAAGATAATGCGGTAAAAACGGGTTCTGCCAGTTGGAAAAACTATAAAAATTCCGGTTATGATAAAGGACATTTGTGTCCGGCGGGCGATCGGAAAAAGGATTATGAAATGTATCAGGAAACATTTTTAACGTCCAATATTTCGCCCCAGCGGCATGATTTTAACGATGGTGTCTGGAACAGGTTGGAGCAGAAAGTACGCTACTGGGCTACAAAATACGACGGACTTTATGTTGTGACCGGCGGTGTATTGTCGGATAACCTGAAGACTATCGGGAAGGAGCAGGTAGCGGTTCCGAATTATTTCTACAAGGTTTTAATGACTAAAAAAGGCGATAAGATGATCGGTTTCCTGGTGCCGCATGAAGCCAGCGAGAAACCGCTTTACGAATTTGTTGTGGATGTGGATACCATCGAAAAATTAACCGGCATTGACTTCTTTCCGCAATTACCGGATGCCGTAGAAAACAAATTCGAAAAATCGAGTGATTATAAAGGATGGAGTTTTAATTAA
- a CDS encoding ABC transporter permease has translation MSLSNQSLTALALRKFRKNFWGVFSFVFIAILIFVAVSGYFIAPDNSKYANWGDLAIRSKEPGFKVTILHIPLETQPESHWCDYFTGHPDYFTKKPVNAYRIANDSLYFDEYSEDKNIVITDKIPLSAFGKEKDPEMLKTKYIVEKTFLLGTDNQGRDLLSRLVIGSRVSIAIGFVAVLISLIVGIFFGAIAGYYGGKVDAFVMWLINVIWSIPTLLLVIAITLALGKGFWQVFVAVGLTMWVEVARVVRGQVMSIREMQYVTAARALGYKNSRIIFNHILPNSMAPVIVISAANFASAILVESGLSFLGLGAQVPVPSWGSMIKDNYNYIILGKPYLAIIPGVAMLLLVLAFMMIGNALRDALDVKAS, from the coding sequence ATGAGTTTATCGAATCAATCTCTTACAGCTTTAGCGCTCCGGAAGTTTAGAAAAAACTTCTGGGGCGTTTTCAGTTTTGTGTTTATTGCAATATTAATCTTTGTAGCCGTGTCCGGCTATTTTATTGCTCCGGATAATTCCAAATATGCCAACTGGGGTGATTTGGCAATACGTTCCAAAGAACCCGGTTTTAAAGTAACCATACTCCATATTCCGCTGGAAACACAGCCGGAAAGCCATTGGTGTGATTACTTTACAGGACATCCGGATTATTTTACCAAAAAACCGGTTAACGCTTATAGAATAGCAAACGATTCCCTGTATTTTGACGAATACTCGGAAGACAAGAATATCGTTATCACCGATAAAATTCCGCTTTCCGCTTTCGGGAAAGAAAAGGATCCGGAAATGCTGAAGACAAAATACATAGTGGAGAAAACCTTTCTTTTGGGAACGGACAACCAGGGGCGGGACTTACTGAGCCGCCTGGTCATTGGTTCGAGAGTTTCAATTGCGATTGGTTTTGTCGCGGTACTGATTTCTCTGATTGTGGGGATTTTCTTTGGTGCCATTGCCGGTTATTATGGCGGTAAGGTCGATGCGTTTGTCATGTGGCTTATTAACGTGATCTGGTCTATTCCTACCTTGCTGCTGGTTATTGCGATAACACTGGCTTTAGGAAAAGGTTTCTGGCAGGTATTTGTAGCGGTCGGATTAACGATGTGGGTAGAAGTGGCCCGTGTGGTCAGAGGGCAGGTTATGAGTATCCGGGAAATGCAGTATGTAACGGCAGCCCGGGCATTGGGTTATAAAAACAGCCGTATCATTTTCAACCATATTTTACCCAACAGTATGGCGCCGGTAATTGTAATTTCGGCAGCTAATTTTGCTTCGGCCATATTGGTGGAAAGCGGACTGAGCTTTTTAGGACTGGGCGCACAGGTTCCGGTTCCGAGCTGGGGTTCCATGATTAAGGATAACTATAATTATATCATATTGGGAAAGCCGTATCTGGCGATTATCCCGGGAGTAGCGATGCTGCTGCTGGTATTGGCCTTTATGATGATAGGTAATGCGCTCCGGGATGCCCTGGATGTAAAAGCATCATAA
- a CDS encoding carboxy terminal-processing peptidase produces the protein MNTFWQFMKRNYKIVLVITALSAILWSFMPNKKADPEKDKLLLELLTFVLEKGHYDPVAMDDAFSKSVYKEYISALDPSKRFFIQSDLDEFSKYETQIDDMIKNKDLTFFDLTYQRLMERMAESKKIYKDVLDKPFDFNTNEEISVDYDKQPFSKNKSELRTRWEKQLKLNVLSSVTDKLKLQEKEKEGTADKKGAEGTKKAADSKPKTVEELEKSSRETTLKSLDEYFGFIQELDREDWFSVYLNAIVERFDPHTFYFAPDDKEKFDISISGSLEGIGARLQKKNDFTEITELIPGGPAWRGKQLEQGDLIMKVAQGNDEPVDVVGMRLDDVVKKIKGKKGTEVRLTVKKVDGTIKVIPIVREVVEIEETYAKSSLVKKGDATYGVIYLPKFYIDFENKDKRDAFKDVAQEIERLKKQNVQGIVMDLRDNGGGSLQTVVDMVGLFIDQGPVVQIKSANGKKEVLYNKQSKVHWDGPLVVMVNNFSASASEIFAAAIQDYKRGVIIGSKHTYGKGTVQNVIDLNQFIRSNPYGDLGALKTTTQKFYRVNGGSTQREGVLSDIVMPDRYSYIDMGERDIDNAMPWDKIDPANYQPVKGLDFSGTIAKSKERMADNEQFKLIDENAKWISSRKDMNVYSLNFKKFKAEESAVEATAKKFKALADYKNSLTFTSLPYEMELFKNDTLLAQKRQRWHESLNNDVYVDEALNILTDMKSMNANVKGTITLKDKKNKIVDKVN, from the coding sequence ATGAATACTTTTTGGCAATTTATGAAGAGAAATTATAAGATTGTATTGGTGATAACCGCTTTGTCAGCAATACTTTGGAGTTTTATGCCTAACAAAAAAGCAGATCCTGAAAAAGACAAGCTTTTGCTGGAACTGTTGACATTTGTTTTAGAAAAAGGGCATTATGATCCTGTGGCGATGGATGACGCATTTTCAAAAAGTGTTTATAAAGAATATATTTCTGCCTTAGATCCTTCGAAACGATTCTTTATTCAGTCGGATCTGGATGAGTTTTCCAAATATGAAACGCAGATCGATGACATGATCAAAAATAAAGATCTGACCTTTTTTGATCTGACTTACCAACGTTTGATGGAACGTATGGCGGAATCAAAAAAAATCTATAAAGATGTACTGGACAAACCATTTGATTTCAATACAAATGAGGAAATCAGCGTGGATTATGACAAACAGCCGTTTTCTAAAAACAAATCGGAACTGAGAACCCGTTGGGAAAAACAGTTAAAACTGAATGTCTTGTCTTCGGTTACCGACAAGCTGAAATTACAGGAAAAAGAGAAAGAAGGTACAGCAGATAAAAAAGGAGCGGAAGGAACTAAAAAAGCTGCTGATTCCAAACCAAAAACAGTTGAAGAATTAGAGAAAAGTTCCCGTGAAACGACTTTAAAATCGTTAGACGAATATTTCGGATTCATTCAGGAATTAGACCGTGAAGACTGGTTCTCTGTTTATCTGAATGCTATTGTAGAGCGTTTTGACCCGCATACTTTCTACTTTGCTCCGGATGATAAAGAGAAATTCGATATCAGCATCAGCGGAAGCCTGGAAGGAATCGGAGCCCGTTTACAAAAGAAAAACGATTTCACCGAAATTACAGAACTGATCCCTGGCGGACCAGCCTGGAGAGGAAAACAACTGGAGCAGGGTGACCTGATCATGAAAGTAGCGCAGGGAAATGACGAACCGGTTGATGTGGTTGGAATGCGTCTGGACGATGTGGTGAAAAAAATTAAAGGTAAAAAAGGAACGGAAGTTCGTTTAACCGTTAAAAAAGTGGACGGAACTATTAAAGTGATTCCGATTGTCCGTGAAGTGGTTGAAATTGAAGAAACATACGCAAAATCGTCTTTAGTTAAAAAAGGGGATGCGACTTACGGCGTAATTTATTTGCCGAAATTCTATATTGATTTTGAAAATAAAGATAAAAGAGATGCCTTTAAAGATGTAGCACAGGAAATCGAACGATTGAAAAAACAGAATGTTCAGGGAATCGTAATGGACTTGCGTGATAACGGCGGTGGTTCTTTGCAAACCGTTGTGGACATGGTAGGGTTGTTTATCGATCAGGGACCGGTGGTACAGATCAAATCGGCTAACGGTAAAAAAGAAGTACTGTACAACAAACAGTCAAAAGTACACTGGGATGGTCCGCTTGTGGTAATGGTGAATAACTTCTCGGCTTCGGCATCAGAGATCTTTGCAGCAGCTATCCAGGATTATAAAAGAGGTGTAATCATCGGAAGTAAACATACTTATGGTAAAGGAACCGTTCAGAATGTAATCGACCTGAATCAGTTTATCCGAAGCAATCCTTATGGTGATTTAGGTGCCTTAAAAACGACTACTCAGAAATTCTACAGAGTAAACGGTGGTTCTACACAGCGTGAAGGGGTGTTGAGTGATATCGTGATGCCGGATCGTTATTCTTATATCGATATGGGCGAACGTGATATTGACAATGCAATGCCTTGGGACAAAATTGATCCGGCAAATTACCAACCGGTAAAAGGACTTGATTTTTCAGGAACTATTGCCAAAAGTAAAGAGCGAATGGCAGATAACGAGCAGTTTAAACTGATCGATGAAAATGCGAAATGGATCAGCTCCCGTAAGGATATGAATGTGTACAGTCTGAATTTCAAAAAATTCAAGGCAGAAGAATCGGCAGTGGAAGCGACCGCTAAAAAATTCAAAGCTTTGGCAGATTATAAAAACAGTCTGACCTTTACATCATTGCCATACGAAATGGAATTGTTCAAAAACGACACCTTGTTAGCTCAGAAAAGACAGCGTTGGCACGAGAGTTTAAATAACGATGTGTATGTTGATGAAGCCTTGAATATCTTGACGGATATGAAAAGCATGAATGCCAATGTGAAAGGAACGATAACGTTAAAAGACAAAAAAAATAAAATTGTTGATAAAGTAAATTAA
- the surE gene encoding 5'/3'-nucleotidase SurE, which translates to MSKKPLILVTNDDSIVAPGIRALISVMKEIGEVVVVAPDSPQSAMGHAITINNTLHVEKVTIDADLDTEYSCSGTPVDCVKIAVHEILKRKPDLCVSGINHGSNSSINIIYSGTMSAAVEAGIEGIPAIGFSLLDFSWNADFEPAKEFVKKITLEVLEKGLPDSVILNVNLPKLPAQEIKGIKICRQAKAMWEERFDKRTNPQGKEYYWLTGEFVNQDKGEDTDEWALANGYISVVPVQFDLTAHHAIQQLNTWNLNN; encoded by the coding sequence ATGAGTAAGAAACCTTTAATATTGGTTACAAATGACGACAGTATTGTGGCACCGGGAATCAGAGCACTGATTAGTGTAATGAAAGAAATCGGGGAAGTTGTGGTAGTCGCTCCGGACAGTCCGCAATCGGCTATGGGACACGCTATCACCATCAACAATACGCTGCATGTAGAGAAAGTTACCATTGATGCCGATCTGGATACCGAATACAGCTGCTCCGGAACTCCGGTAGACTGTGTTAAAATTGCCGTTCATGAAATCCTGAAGCGCAAACCGGATTTATGCGTATCGGGCATCAACCACGGTTCTAATTCTTCTATCAATATTATTTATTCCGGAACCATGAGTGCCGCTGTAGAAGCCGGTATTGAAGGGATTCCCGCCATTGGTTTCTCTTTACTGGATTTTAGCTGGAATGCCGATTTTGAGCCGGCAAAGGAATTTGTCAAAAAAATCACCCTGGAGGTTCTGGAAAAAGGCCTGCCGGACAGCGTTATTCTGAATGTGAATTTACCGAAACTTCCTGCTCAGGAAATCAAGGGAATCAAAATATGCCGTCAGGCAAAAGCCATGTGGGAAGAGCGTTTTGACAAAAGAACAAATCCGCAGGGAAAAGAGTATTACTGGCTTACCGGTGAGTTTGTCAACCAGGATAAAGGAGAAGATACAGACGAGTGGGCTTTGGCCAATGGTTATATTTCCGTTGTGCCGGTTCAGTTCGACCTTACCGCACACCATGCCATCCAGCAGCTGAACACCTGGAATCTGAACAATTAA
- the lpxB gene encoding lipid-A-disaccharide synthase has protein sequence MKYYIIAGEASGDLHGSNLMKRLYQHDPNAEIRFWGGDLMQKTGGTLVKHYRDLAFMGFAEVVMNLKTILNNIKICKADILAFQPDVLIFIDYPGFNMRIAKWAKELGMKTHYYISPQIWAWKENRINAIKRDVDKMYVILPFEKDFYEKKHHFPVAFVGHPLIDAIHYREKTDTARFRQENDLDEKPIIALLPGSRKQEISKMLSEMLSVVDDFPEYQFVIAGAPSQDFSFYQQFLTNKRVHFISNKTYDLLSVAHAALVTSGTATLETALFKVPEVVLYKGNWISYQIAKRIITLKYISLVNLIMDKEVVTELIQGDCNPKKIKQELSKLLEQNHRAKLLKEYDLLEEKLGGEGASEKTAQLIINNLT, from the coding sequence ATGAAATATTACATTATAGCCGGAGAAGCATCAGGCGACCTTCATGGTTCGAACTTAATGAAGCGCCTTTACCAACACGACCCGAATGCCGAAATACGTTTTTGGGGTGGCGATCTGATGCAAAAAACCGGAGGCACTTTAGTTAAACATTATCGCGACCTTGCTTTTATGGGATTTGCGGAAGTGGTTATGAATCTTAAAACGATCCTTAACAATATTAAAATATGCAAAGCCGACATACTGGCTTTTCAGCCGGACGTGCTGATATTCATTGACTATCCCGGTTTTAACATGCGCATTGCAAAATGGGCAAAAGAGCTGGGCATGAAAACCCATTATTATATTTCCCCGCAAATCTGGGCGTGGAAAGAAAACCGTATCAATGCCATCAAGCGGGATGTGGATAAAATGTATGTTATCCTGCCTTTTGAAAAAGATTTTTACGAAAAGAAACACCATTTCCCGGTAGCTTTTGTAGGCCACCCGCTGATCGACGCGATTCACTATCGCGAAAAAACCGATACGGCACGATTCCGACAGGAAAACGATCTGGATGAAAAACCGATTATTGCCCTGCTGCCCGGAAGCAGAAAGCAGGAAATTTCCAAAATGCTTTCGGAAATGCTTTCTGTAGTGGATGATTTTCCCGAATACCAGTTTGTGATCGCCGGGGCACCAAGTCAGGATTTTTCTTTTTACCAGCAATTCCTGACCAACAAAAGGGTACACTTTATTTCCAATAAAACCTACGATCTGTTAAGCGTGGCACATGCCGCCCTGGTTACTTCCGGTACGGCAACACTGGAAACTGCCTTATTTAAGGTTCCCGAAGTTGTTTTATATAAAGGGAACTGGATTTCCTACCAGATTGCCAAGCGTATCATTACCTTAAAATACATTTCGCTTGTAAACCTGATCATGGATAAAGAAGTGGTTACCGAATTGATTCAGGGCGATTGCAATCCTAAAAAAATCAAACAGGAACTCTCTAAATTATTAGAACAGAATCACCGCGCTAAGCTGTTGAAAGAATATGATTTACTGGAAGAAAAGCTTGGTGGCGAAGGCGCGAGCGAGAAAACAGCACAGTTAATTATAAATAATTTAACATAA
- a CDS encoding C40 family peptidase, with translation MRKVIQVFFLLFLVVSCKSTAPTIITSKKEAEKKGLYSYTQKERSKTIASSSKSSKADKKAEEESRKTDRKKRKLVEKDEPENDIIVSDGSDSYIAEQLTNTAMDYLGVRYRGGGTTREGMDCSGLVTAVFSSFDLSLPRSSNDMAKVGERLEFKDIKRGDLVFFRTNGKRIINHVGLVVEVMEDEIKFIHSSTSSGVIISSTKEPYYERSFVQANRMVN, from the coding sequence ATGAGAAAGGTTATACAAGTATTCTTTTTATTATTTTTAGTGGTTTCCTGTAAATCTACAGCACCAACAATTATTACTTCTAAAAAAGAAGCCGAAAAAAAAGGACTCTATTCCTACACTCAGAAAGAAAGATCAAAAACTATAGCTTCCTCCTCAAAATCTTCTAAAGCTGATAAAAAAGCGGAAGAAGAATCCCGGAAAACCGATCGTAAAAAACGTAAACTGGTTGAAAAAGACGAACCGGAAAACGATATTATTGTAAGTGACGGAAGCGACAGCTATATTGCAGAACAGTTAACCAATACCGCTATGGACTACCTGGGTGTTCGCTATCGCGGTGGCGGAACGACCCGTGAAGGAATGGATTGTTCCGGACTGGTAACTGCTGTATTCAGTTCTTTTGATCTATCGCTGCCCCGCAGTTCCAACGATATGGCAAAAGTGGGAGAACGACTGGAATTCAAAGACATTAAACGCGGTGACCTGGTATTTTTCAGAACCAACGGTAAGCGCATTATCAACCATGTAGGACTTGTTGTGGAAGTTATGGAAGATGAAATTAAATTTATCCACTCTTCTACCTCCAGCGGTGTTATTATTTCTTCCACAAAAGAGCCTTATTATGAGCGTTCTTTTGTACAGGCCAACCGAATGGTGAACTAA